In Phocoena phocoena chromosome 3, mPhoPho1.1, whole genome shotgun sequence, a single window of DNA contains:
- the GNG14 gene encoding LOW QUALITY PROTEIN: putative guanine nucleotide-binding protein G(I)/G(S)/G(O) subunit gamma-14 (The sequence of the model RefSeq protein was modified relative to this genomic sequence to represent the inferred CDS: inserted 1 base in 1 codon; substituted 1 base at 1 genomic stop codon), giving the protein MPGKVTTGSDIGQARWAVEQMQMEVGINCVKVRPGQGGCIXARGQVDSPAQVWLTGLACRYPRXAADLLQFCTEQAESDPFLVGIPAATNPFKEKKPCTIL; this is encoded by the exons ATGCCCGGCAAGGTGACCACTGGCAGCGACATCGGGCAGGCCCGCTGGGCCGTGGAGCAGATGCAGATGGAGGTGGGCATCAACTGTGTAAAGGTGAGGCCAGGGCAAGGCGGGTGCATCTGAGCAAGGGGGCAGGTGGACAGCCCAGCCCAGGTCTGGCTAACCGGGCTGGCCTGCAGGTATCCAA CGGCCGCTGACCTGCTCCAGTTCTGCACGGAGCAGGCCGAGAGTGACCCCTTCCTCGTGGGCATCCCAGCTGCCACCAACCCCTTCAAGGAGAAGAAGCCCTGCACCATCCTATGA
- the DHPS gene encoding deoxyhypusine synthase isoform X4, with protein MEGPLEREAPAAALAAVLKHSSALPSESAQVRGYDFDRGVNYRALLEAFGTTGFQATNFGRAVQQVNAMIEKKLEPLAQDEDQHADLTQSCRPLTGCTIFLGYTSNLISSGIRETIRYLVQHNMVDVLVTTAGGVEEDLIKCLAPTYLGEFSLRGKELRENGINRIGNLLVPNDNYCKFEDWLMPILDQMVLEQNTEGVKWTPSKMIARLGKEINNPESVYYWAQKNHIPVLSPALTDGSLGDMIFFHSYKNPGLVLDIVEAEWG; from the exons ATGGAGGGTCCCCTGGAGAGGGAGGCGCCCGCGGCGGCGCTGGCCGCCGTGTTGAAGCACAGCTCGGCACTGCCGTCCGAGAGCGCCCAGGTCCGGGGCTACGACTTCGACCGTGGCGTGAACTACCGCGCGCTGCTGGAGGCCTTCGGCACCACTGGTTTCCAGGCCACCAACTTCGGGCGCGCGGTACAGCAAGTCAACGCCATG ATAGAGAAGAAACTAGAGCCGCTGGCTCAGGATGAAGACCAACATGCAGACCTGACCCAGAGCTGCCGCCCACTCAccggctgcaccatttttctgGGCTACACATCCAACCTCATCAGTTCGGGCATCCGTGAGACCATCCGTTACCTCGTGCAGCACAACATG GTGGACGTCTTGGTGACCACGGCTGGGGGTGTGGAGGAGGATCTCATCAAGTGTCTGGCGCCCACATACCTGGGCGAGTTCAGCCTCAGGGGGAAGGAGCTACGTGAGAACGGGATCAACAG GATCGGAAACCTGCTGGTGCCCAATGACAATTACTGCAAGTTTGAGGACTGGCTGATGCCCATTTTGGACCAGATGGTGCTGGAGCAGAACAcggag GGTGTGAAGTGGACGCCTTCCAAGATGATCGCCCGGCTTGGCAAGGAGATAAACAACCCAGAGTCAGTGTACTACTGGGCCCAGAAG AACCACATCCCTGTGTTGAGCCCGGCACTCACAGATGGCTCGCTGGGTGACATGATCTTCTTCCATTCCTATAAGAACCCAGGCCTGGTCCTGGACATCGTTGAAG CGGAATGGGGCTGA
- the DHPS gene encoding deoxyhypusine synthase isoform X2, with protein MEGPLEREAPAAALAAVLKHSSALPSESAQVRGYDFDRGVNYRALLEAFGTTGFQATNFGRAVQQVNAMIEKKLEPLAQDEDQHADLTQSCRPLTGCTIFLGYTSNLISSGIRETIRYLVQHNMVDVLVTTAGGVEEDLIKCLAPTYLGEFSLRGKELRENGINRIGNLLVPNDNYCKFEDWLMPILDQMVLEQNTEGVKWTPSKMIARLGKEINNPESVYYWAQKNHIPVLSPALTDGSLGDMIFFHSYKNPGLVLDIVEDLRLINTQAIFARRTGMIILGGGMVKHHIANANLMAPGQMKLSLGARSGWTHSLSRSMLMPPWSFRCSWLKPLPRR; from the exons ATGGAGGGTCCCCTGGAGAGGGAGGCGCCCGCGGCGGCGCTGGCCGCCGTGTTGAAGCACAGCTCGGCACTGCCGTCCGAGAGCGCCCAGGTCCGGGGCTACGACTTCGACCGTGGCGTGAACTACCGCGCGCTGCTGGAGGCCTTCGGCACCACTGGTTTCCAGGCCACCAACTTCGGGCGCGCGGTACAGCAAGTCAACGCCATG ATAGAGAAGAAACTAGAGCCGCTGGCTCAGGATGAAGACCAACATGCAGACCTGACCCAGAGCTGCCGCCCACTCAccggctgcaccatttttctgGGCTACACATCCAACCTCATCAGTTCGGGCATCCGTGAGACCATCCGTTACCTCGTGCAGCACAACATG GTGGACGTCTTGGTGACCACGGCTGGGGGTGTGGAGGAGGATCTCATCAAGTGTCTGGCGCCCACATACCTGGGCGAGTTCAGCCTCAGGGGGAAGGAGCTACGTGAGAACGGGATCAACAG GATCGGAAACCTGCTGGTGCCCAATGACAATTACTGCAAGTTTGAGGACTGGCTGATGCCCATTTTGGACCAGATGGTGCTGGAGCAGAACAcggag GGTGTGAAGTGGACGCCTTCCAAGATGATCGCCCGGCTTGGCAAGGAGATAAACAACCCAGAGTCAGTGTACTACTGGGCCCAGAAG AACCACATCCCTGTGTTGAGCCCGGCACTCACAGATGGCTCGCTGGGTGACATGATCTTCTTCCATTCCTATAAGAACCCAGGCCTGGTCCTGGACATCGTTGAAG ACCTCAGGCTCATCAACACACAGGCCATCTTCGCCAGGCGCACTGGGATGATCATCCTGGGCGGTGGCATGGTCAAGCACCACATTGCCAACGCCAACCTCATG GCGCCCGGCCAGATGAAGCTGTCTCTTGGGGCAAGATCCGGGTGGACGCACAGCCTGTCAAG GTCTATGCTGATGCCTCCCTGGTCTTTCCGCTGCTCGTGGCTGAAACCTTTGCCCAGAAGGTAG
- the DHPS gene encoding deoxyhypusine synthase isoform X3, which translates to MEGPLEREAPAAALAAVLKHSSALPSESAQVRGYDFDRGVNYRALLEAFGTTGFQATNFGRAVQQVNAMIEKKLEPLAQDEDQHADLTQSCRPLTGCTIFLGYTSNLISSGIRETIRYLVQHNMVDVLVTTAGGVEEDLIKCLAPTYLGEFSLRGKELRENGINRIGNLLVPNDNYCKFEDWLMPILDQMVLEQNTEGVKWTPSKMIARLGKEINNPESVYYWAQKNHIPVLSPALTDGSLGDMIFFHSYKNPGLVLDIVEAQEFDGSDSGARPDEAVSWGKIRVDAQPVKVYADASLVFPLLVAETFAQKVDAFTPEKNED; encoded by the exons ATGGAGGGTCCCCTGGAGAGGGAGGCGCCCGCGGCGGCGCTGGCCGCCGTGTTGAAGCACAGCTCGGCACTGCCGTCCGAGAGCGCCCAGGTCCGGGGCTACGACTTCGACCGTGGCGTGAACTACCGCGCGCTGCTGGAGGCCTTCGGCACCACTGGTTTCCAGGCCACCAACTTCGGGCGCGCGGTACAGCAAGTCAACGCCATG ATAGAGAAGAAACTAGAGCCGCTGGCTCAGGATGAAGACCAACATGCAGACCTGACCCAGAGCTGCCGCCCACTCAccggctgcaccatttttctgGGCTACACATCCAACCTCATCAGTTCGGGCATCCGTGAGACCATCCGTTACCTCGTGCAGCACAACATG GTGGACGTCTTGGTGACCACGGCTGGGGGTGTGGAGGAGGATCTCATCAAGTGTCTGGCGCCCACATACCTGGGCGAGTTCAGCCTCAGGGGGAAGGAGCTACGTGAGAACGGGATCAACAG GATCGGAAACCTGCTGGTGCCCAATGACAATTACTGCAAGTTTGAGGACTGGCTGATGCCCATTTTGGACCAGATGGTGCTGGAGCAGAACAcggag GGTGTGAAGTGGACGCCTTCCAAGATGATCGCCCGGCTTGGCAAGGAGATAAACAACCCAGAGTCAGTGTACTACTGGGCCCAGAAG AACCACATCCCTGTGTTGAGCCCGGCACTCACAGATGGCTCGCTGGGTGACATGATCTTCTTCCATTCCTATAAGAACCCAGGCCTGGTCCTGGACATCGTTGAAG CCCAGGAATTTGATGGCTCTGACTCAGGCGCCCGGCCAGATGAAGCTGTCTCTTGGGGCAAGATCCGGGTGGACGCACAGCCTGTCAAG GTCTATGCTGATGCCTCCCTGGTCTTTCCGCTGCTCGTGGCTGAAACCTTTGCCCAGAAGGTAGATGCCTTCACGCCCGAGAAGAATGAGGACTGA
- the DHPS gene encoding deoxyhypusine synthase isoform X1: protein MEGPLEREAPAAALAAVLKHSSALPSESAQVRGYDFDRGVNYRALLEAFGTTGFQATNFGRAVQQVNAMIEKKLEPLAQDEDQHADLTQSCRPLTGCTIFLGYTSNLISSGIRETIRYLVQHNMVDVLVTTAGGVEEDLIKCLAPTYLGEFSLRGKELRENGINRIGNLLVPNDNYCKFEDWLMPILDQMVLEQNTEGVKWTPSKMIARLGKEINNPESVYYWAQKNHIPVLSPALTDGSLGDMIFFHSYKNPGLVLDIVEDLRLINTQAIFARRTGMIILGGGMVKHHIANANLMRNGADYAVYINTAQEFDGSDSGARPDEAVSWGKIRVDAQPVKVYADASLVFPLLVAETFAQKVDAFTPEKNED from the exons ATGGAGGGTCCCCTGGAGAGGGAGGCGCCCGCGGCGGCGCTGGCCGCCGTGTTGAAGCACAGCTCGGCACTGCCGTCCGAGAGCGCCCAGGTCCGGGGCTACGACTTCGACCGTGGCGTGAACTACCGCGCGCTGCTGGAGGCCTTCGGCACCACTGGTTTCCAGGCCACCAACTTCGGGCGCGCGGTACAGCAAGTCAACGCCATG ATAGAGAAGAAACTAGAGCCGCTGGCTCAGGATGAAGACCAACATGCAGACCTGACCCAGAGCTGCCGCCCACTCAccggctgcaccatttttctgGGCTACACATCCAACCTCATCAGTTCGGGCATCCGTGAGACCATCCGTTACCTCGTGCAGCACAACATG GTGGACGTCTTGGTGACCACGGCTGGGGGTGTGGAGGAGGATCTCATCAAGTGTCTGGCGCCCACATACCTGGGCGAGTTCAGCCTCAGGGGGAAGGAGCTACGTGAGAACGGGATCAACAG GATCGGAAACCTGCTGGTGCCCAATGACAATTACTGCAAGTTTGAGGACTGGCTGATGCCCATTTTGGACCAGATGGTGCTGGAGCAGAACAcggag GGTGTGAAGTGGACGCCTTCCAAGATGATCGCCCGGCTTGGCAAGGAGATAAACAACCCAGAGTCAGTGTACTACTGGGCCCAGAAG AACCACATCCCTGTGTTGAGCCCGGCACTCACAGATGGCTCGCTGGGTGACATGATCTTCTTCCATTCCTATAAGAACCCAGGCCTGGTCCTGGACATCGTTGAAG ACCTCAGGCTCATCAACACACAGGCCATCTTCGCCAGGCGCACTGGGATGATCATCCTGGGCGGTGGCATGGTCAAGCACCACATTGCCAACGCCAACCTCATG CGGAATGGGGCTGACTACGCTGTCTACATCAACACAGCCCAGGAATTTGATGGCTCTGACTCAGGCGCCCGGCCAGATGAAGCTGTCTCTTGGGGCAAGATCCGGGTGGACGCACAGCCTGTCAAG GTCTATGCTGATGCCTCCCTGGTCTTTCCGCTGCTCGTGGCTGAAACCTTTGCCCAGAAGGTAGATGCCTTCACGCCCGAGAAGAATGAGGACTGA
- the FBXW9 gene encoding F-box/WD repeat-containing protein 9 yields the protein MELPPGPRDDPCAWDDDSEPEPEPEPDPDAQAEAYVARVLSPPKLGLAPPRAPPLPAPAVSLGALEPRAASKGPAVAVPGLLSLPPELLLEICAYLDARLVLHVLPRVCHALRDLVRDHVTWRLRAQRRVRAPYPVVEEEDFDWPAACIELEQHLSRWAEDGRRAEYFCLADGHFASIDSVLLLQGGTLCLSGSRDRNVNLWDLQQLGVEPSRVLVKALGTQKNSTHKGWVWSLAALDHRVCSGSWDSTVKLWDMAADGQQFGEIKAKAAVLCLSYRPDILVTGTYDKKVTVYDPRVGPALLKSRRLHSSAVLALLADDRHIISGSEDHTLVVFDRRANSVLQRLQLDSYLLCMSYQDPQLWAGDNQGLLHVFANRDGCFQLVRSFDVGHRSQITGIKHSLGALYTTSTDKTIRVHVPTDPPRTICTRSHHNVLNGICAEGNLVVAASGGLSLEVWRLQA from the exons ATGGAGCTGCCTCCAGGGCCGCGCGATGATCCCTGCGCCTGGGACGATGACtcggagccggagccggagccggagcctgACCCCGACGCACAGGCCGAGGCTTACGTGGCCCGCGTGCTCAGTCCTCCGAAACTCGGGCTGGCACCCCCGCGCGCCCCTCCGCTGCCCGCGCCCGCTGTGTCCCTTGGCGCTCTGGAGCCGCGGGCCGCGTCCAAGGGCCCGGCGGTGGCGGTTCCGGGCCTGCTGAGCCTTCCTCCGGAGCTGCTGCTCGAGATATGCGCCTACCTGGACGCGCGCCTCGTGCTCCACGTCCTGCCGCGCGTGTGCCACGCGCTGCGCGACCTCGTGCGTGACCATGTCACCTGGAGGCTACGCGCGCAGCGCCGCGTACGCGCGCCCTACCCAGTGGTGGAAG AGGAGGACTTTGACTGGCCAGCAGCCTGCATTGAGCTGGAGCAGCACCTGTCGCGCTGGGCAGAGGATGGGCGCAGGGCTGAGTACTTCTGCCTGGCCGATGGGCACTTTGCTTCCATTGACTCAGTGCTGCTGCTCCAG GGTGGGACACTCTGCCTGTCAGGCTCCCGAGATCGCAATGTCAACCTGTGGGACCTGCAACAGCTGGGGGTGGAGCCCAGCCGGGTTCTGGTCAAGGCCCTGGGCACCCAGAAGAACAGCACTCACAAG GGCTGGGTGTGGTCACTGGCGGCGCTGGACCACCGAGTGTGCTCTGGTTCCTGGGACAGCACGGTGAAGCTCTGGGACATGGCGGCTGATGGGCAGCAGTTTGGCGAGATAAA GGCCAAGGCAGCTGTGCTGTGCCTGTCCTACCGGCCTGATATCCTGGTGACTGGCACCTATGACAAGAAGGTGACCGTCTACGACCCCAGAG TCGGCCCGGCCCTGCTGAAGAGTCGGCGGCTGCACTCAAGCGCGGTGCTGGCGCTGCTGGCGGACGACCGGCACATCATTTCAGGCAGCGAGGACCACACGCTGGTGGTGTTTGACCGCCGAGCCAACAGCGTCCTGCAGCGGCTGCAG CTGGACTCCTACCTGCTCTGCATGTCCTACCAGGATCCTCAGCTCTGGGCCGGCGATAACCAGGGCCTGCTGCATGTCTTCGCCAACCGGGATGGCTGCTTCCAGCTCGTCAGG TCCTTTGATGTGGGCCACAGGTCTCAGATCACAGGGATCAAACACTCCCTGGGGGCCTTGTACACCACATCCACCGACAAGACCATCCGG GTGCACGTGCCCACAGACCCCCCAAGGACCATCTGCACTCGAAGCCACCACAACGTGCTGAATGGG ATCTGCGCTGAGGGCAACCTGGTGGTGGCCGCCTCTGGGGGCCTGTCGCTGGAGGTCTGGAGGCTGCAGGCCTGA